The nucleotide window GGCAGCGCGCGCAGTCGTCTGGCCGCCACGACTGCGAGCCAGGCCCTGTGGGAATACGGCACTCCTGGCGCGCGGCGCCACGCTGGAAGTCCTCGTAGTAGAAGCGGCACTCGGTGCCGGCAGGCGTGCGCATCGGCGGCCTCTGGGTCGACTGCGGGGCTGAGCCTATCGTAACCCGCACGCGGGCGAGGTCGCGACTACGCGGATGCGGGCGCTGCCGCGCCGCTGTCCTCGGCGAGGTGAACGTGGGGGCCAAACACGCGGTCGGCAACCCTCACGTACCACGCCGCGGCCTGGACCTGCACGATGTAGGCGCCGGCAAGCACAAGGGCGGCCTCGGGGCCGAAGGAGGCGATCGCGATGCCGAGCGCGATCGAGAGGTTGCGCATCACGCTCCCATAGACCGCGGCCACCGCGTCGGCACGTCCGAGGGCGAGTCGACCGGCGATGGTCGAGACGGCGAAAGCGACAAGGTAGAACAGCACCAGCGGCGCGGCGATCCGGAGCAACAGTCCGGGGTTCATGGCGATCATCTTGGCTTTCAGTCCGATCGCGAGAAACACGATCGCGAGCACGCCGACCGTCGAGAGACCGGGGAACGCGGGCGCGATGCGTTGCCTGAACGCCTGCTGGCCCACTCGACGCACGAGCAGCGTCCTGGTCGCGACGGCGGCGACCATCGGGACGAACACGACGAGCAAGACGTCGCGGGCCACCCCGATCACATCCACGTCGACCACCGCACCTGCAAGCACGTAGAGATACGCCGGTGCGAGCACCGACGCTGCGAGCAGGCCGATGACGGTCATCTTGACCGCGGCCGCGACGTTGCCCTTGGCCAGTCCGGTCCACGAGATCGTCATACCGCTGGTGGGGAACAACCCGATGAGAACCATGCCCACGAACAAGCCGGGGTCTCCGCCGAAGAACAGCTTCGCGAGCCCCCAGGCGATGGCGGGAGCGGCGATGAAGTTCATCGCCATCGCGATGCCGACCGCCTTGCCGTCCTTCAGGCTGAACGTTTCGG belongs to Actinomycetota bacterium and includes:
- a CDS encoding arsenic resistance protein is translated as MSSATHSPALRALAGLPKHLSVLIPLSMALGLGVGIVADLSPLKSLILPVTMLMVYPMLVNFRLSETFSLKDGKAVGIAMAMNFIAAPAIAWGLAKLFFGGDPGLFVGMVLIGLFPTSGMTISWTGLAKGNVAAAVKMTVIGLLAASVLAPAYLYVLAGAVVDVDVIGVARDVLLVVFVPMVAAVATRTLLVRRVGQQAFRQRIAPAFPGLSTVGVLAIVFLAIGLKAKMIAMNPGLLLRIAAPLVLFYLVAFAVSTIAGRLALGRADAVAAVYGSVMRNLSIALGIAIASFGPEAALVLAGAYIVQVQAAAWYVRVADRVFGPHVHLAEDSGAAAPASA